In Brevibacillus marinus, the genomic window GACCGGCGAGCCGGCCAAGCGCAGAGAGGCTGGGCAAAAGCCGGATCTCCCCGCCGACATCGTCGGCCATCCGCATGAAGAGGCGCTCCGCCATCTCGTCTCGATTGGTGCGCTGCAGGTGGTCGACGGCGGCGTGCAGCCGGAGAAAGTGGTGAGCCGCGCTGAATTTTTGGATATCTTCCTGCACACCCTCTATGAGCTGCCCGCCAGCGACTACCGTTACCTGCTGCGGGATGAGGAGCAGCCGCCCAGCTTCCGCGACGTGCCGGCAGATCATCCCTATTTTGTCGCGGTCCAGTGGGCTGTGGAAGAAGGCTTGATTGCCGCACAGGCGGATACATTCGCGCCGGACAGCCCGATTACGCGAGAGGACGCCGCGCAGATACTCGTCACGGCGCTGGGCTACGAGAAACTGGCGGAGCTGGACTCCCTGTTTGCGCTGCCGTTTGCGGACAGGGCGGAGATAGAGCAGCAGGGCTACGTGGCGATAGCCAGCAAGATTGGGCTGATCAGCGGCACGGGCGAACGCTTTGAACCGGACGCAAAGCTGACGCGGGCGGAAGTGGCGACCATTCTCTACCGCTTTTTGAGCAAGCGGGCAGCGTACAGACCGGAGCAAAAACTGTAGCTGCGCTCCGGTTTAGCGGCGGCAGTTTGAACCGGAGCAGTGCTCCGGTTTTTCAGTCTGCTCGCATACGCTACTTTGTCTACAAGCTGTGAACCGGAGCAATGCGCTTCAGGCGCCTGCCAGTCCGGCCAGCGCGAGGCAGAGCCAGCCGGCCAAAAAGCAGAGCCCGCCCAACGGCGTAATCGCGCCCAGCTTCTTCACCCCGCTCAAACTCAACGCGTACAAACTGCCCGAAAACAGGATGATCCCGGCGAGGAAGAACCAGCCGGCATATGGGAAAAGGGGCAAATCCCCCCATGACCGCCACAAGCCGCCAAGCACGAGCAGGGCAACCGCGTGGATCATGTGGTACTGGACACCGGTTTGAAAGTTCGCCAGCATTTGCGCGGACAGCCTGCGCTTGAGGACGTGCGCGCCAAACGCTCCCAAGGCGACGGCAAGGAAAGCGGCGATGCTTCCGATTGCCAGAAAGACAGCTGCCATCTCTTCTCCTCCTTCCGGATTTTCTCAAACACGCATCCATTTTACCACGTTCCGCAGGGGTGCAGCGGAACGACCTGCACTTGACTTTACGAGCCAGACCGGTATAATCAACAGTATGTTAAGAATTATTATAATCTGAAAATCATTTTAACCGCATTTCCGCAAGAAAGGGAGAATGGATGATGAAAGCAATTGTTTACACCAGTTCGACCTGCACATTTTGCAAGCAGGTGAAACAGTACCTCCAGGAGCAGAATCTCCCCTATGAGGAGCGCAACATCGACGAAAATCCCGCTTATGGCGAAGAACTGGCGCGGATGGGCATCATGTCGGTGCCGCTCACGGTAATCGGCGAGAAACAGATCCTCGGCTTCAACCCGGGCCGCATCCAAAAAGCGATTGCCGAACTTGCCAATCGTGTGGAACAATAAACGAAAGCAGCCAATCGGAGATGACCCGGAACGCCAGCGCCGGGTCATCTTGCTGATTGCTTCATCAGGAGGAATCCAACGATAGGAGGAATCCCATGATGCGGGATGTCGCCAACCGCTACCGGGGGCTTCCCCCGCGCACGCCGGAAATGCTGTTTCTCATCGTCGACAAGTTTTACCGCGGAGCGGTGAGCCATTATGACCTGATCCAAGCGAAAAAACGGGATGTGGCGCGGGCGCTGTCGGTGCTGCAGGAAACAGGGGATCGCGAACCGCTCAGCGAGGCGTTGCGGGTTCTTTTTTGCGAATTCCACTTTTATGTTACGTGCTGGCTGCAGATCGATCTCGCCCTCTATCGCTTGGCCATGCACGAGGAGACCAAGGAAATCGCCGAAGTATGGCATCGCTATCGCCACCAGATCCAGCGTCACCTCCACGTGCGGGCGCTGCTCGACGATACCGAGGCCTGTGTGGAGCGGCAGTTTGCCCATTTTCAAAGCCGCCTTGCGAGTATGGGGGAGGATCGCTACTGGTTTGACGGCGTCTATTTTAGCGTCGACCAAGCCAGCTTGCAAAGCCTGCACAGCCTGTATCAAGCGATCAGGAAGAGGAGGCCGAACTAGCGGAGCCGCAAGCGAGCGAAGGCACGGCTTCCGCCTGCTCGCCGCGGTTGCTGCTCTCTTTTTGCCTGAGTTCGTGTTCCGCTGTTTTTTGCTGCAGCAGGGCCTCCACAATGTGCAGATGCAGGGCATTGTACGACTTGTGGGTAAAATGACGGTGGATCAGCCAGATGGCCAGCGCGGCCAATGCGGCGATGGCCAGAACCAGGATCAGCAGATTAAACGTAATCATCGTGGACAGTTTGGCGGAAAAGATGAGAAAGACAAACGGGATGGTGGAAAAGCAAAACGGAATGTACCCGAGTTGGGCTTCCGTTTTTTTGATGGCCGCGCCGATCAGGCGCAGTTCATCCAGCGAAAGTTTTTCGTAAAAACGCCAAATCTCGGCGATCTCAGCGAGATCCTCCACCCGCTGGACGGCTGCCTGCTGCGAATCGTGACAACGCAGCGACTCGTACAATTTGCGAAAGTTGCCGTACGGCTTCATGGTTCCCCTCCTCGTGCAGGACCGTGGCCCGGACTTGGACACCTTGTTACATGGCAAGACCGCCTGGGAGCAGGCGGCCTTGCGGTTCACGCGCGAGTGATGTCTTCATTTTTTGCCAACGGGAAACAGGACATGCATGCAAAACGAGATTGCTATCATTTGGAATTGGCCGATTTGGGCGATTTGGCGGATTTCGTTGCCGGCGGTGCGCTCTTTTGGCGAACGTTGGCTGCCATTTTTCTGGTAGGTTGATAGGCCTAGAAAAGGGGGGAAAAGACAATAGCAGCAAGGTTTTATTTGCTGCTAACTTTGGTAGGACTTGAGAATCAAAAACATAACTGGAAATTTTTTAAATCTTAAAACCCTCCGGCATTTGTTTTAAGATGGTAGCGTATCCAGCGGACAGGATACAACACCACAGCTTAGGAGGGTACAACATGGCAAAAGCGAGACAACGAGCGTGGATCAGAAAATCGTCGGTAGCTGTAGTGCTTGGTACATCTCTGCTGATGATGGGACAAGGTGGGTATGCGGCGGCATCCGCTTCGCCGACCCAAGTGGTCCAACTGGCGAATGATTTGGTCGGCACCCCGTATCAGTCTTCGGCCAACGGTCCGCAAGCGTTTGATTCCGCCGGATATGTCGCGTACGTGTTTGACAAGCTGGGCGTAGACCTGCCCGACAGCCTTTCCGGATTATACAAATCTGGCAGTCCGGTAGCCACGAGCGAGATTCAGCCGGGCGACGTTCTGTTCTTCCGCTCCGGTTCAGGCGCATCGCTCAACTACGCGGGCATCTATCTTGGAGATCAGCGTTTCGCCTATGCGTCCCGCAGCCAAGGGAAAGTAATCGTCAAAGATTACGCGAGTGCGGCAGATCAGCTGGCGGGAGCGCGCCGCTACATAGAAGTCGAACAGCCTGCAGACCGTACCCCGCCTCAAGAAACTACGGACTCATCGCCGGTTTCCGAATTTTCCGGCAAAGTGACGAGTTATGCCAAAGCGGAGTTGGGAAAACCTTATCAATCCGGCGGCAATGGGCCGAATGGATTTGACTCCGCCGGTTTTGTCGCGTATGTCCTCGGGAAGGCAGGCGTGCAGGCGGACGACAGCATCTCTGCCTTGTTTAAAATGGGACAAGCTGTCACGCGCGACCAGATCCAAGCTGGCGATGTTTTGTTCTTCTCCTCCGGCTCCGCAGCTTCCCTCGACTACACCGGCATCTACGTAGGAGAAGGCAAGTTCCTGTACGCCTCGCGCAGTCAGGGGAAAGTGGTGGAACAGTCTTTTGCGAAGGTGGCGGACCGTTTTGCCGGCGCCCGCCGCATCACGGAAAAAGATTCGCTTAAACAGCCGCAGCCCGGCCAGCCGGACAACGGTGCGGTGACGAAGCCGAGCCAGCCGCAGGAAAAACCGCAGCAGCCGCAGCAGCCGAAGGAGACGGCTAGCGCACTGGCGGACCGGATCATTGCCACGGGTGAGCGTTTTCTCGGCACGCCGTACAAGTTTGGCGCCGAATATGAGGATTCGGGCAGGTTTGACTGCTCCAGCTTCACCCAGTATGTGTACGGCTTGAACGGCATTAAACTGCCCCGCACTTCCCGGCAGCAGGCCACGGTTGGCACGGCGATTTCCAAGAGCGAACTGCGCAAGGGAGACCTCGTGTTCTTCCGTTCCTCCGGCAGTTCTTCCGATCGGATCACGCATGTCGCGATCTATGCCGGAAATGACCGACTGCTGCACACTTACGGCAGTCCGGGCGTCACGTACACCAAGTTTAGCGGCACGTCCTGGGAGGATCGCGTGGTCACGATGCGCCGCGTCCTGCCGTAAGCAATCGATCGACGAGCAGAATGGATCACAGAGGGGAACCGCCACGGGTTCCCCCTTCAGCTTTTTCGCGGCAATCCACGGGCTAGGGAACAGCCGGCAGATCCGCTCTGCTCCACGCGCCGCTGGCCAGGCAGAGGGTGGGTTTGCCGGTCGGTCCGTCGATCAGCTGCACGCCAACGAATCCGCTCTGCAAAAAACAGCGCAAGCTCGCCGTGTTATCGAGGGCCACCCGCACGTAAAGCTTGGTCAGGTGCTGCTGGCTCGCCTGACACAGCAGTTTGCCGATGCCGCGTCTGCGCCAGGCGCGGTGGACGACGAGCAGCGCTTCCTCGAGACCATGGGCAGCGATCGCAAACAGCCCCACCAGTTTTTTATCGGCCAGTGCGACGAGGATGAGCGTCCCTGCTGCCTGGGGTTCCAGCGTGGCCGTTTCCAGCCACTGCACCGCTTTGCGGGTGATCCGGCTGTCCCCGTTCTGCCGCACGAACGCCAAAAGCTGCGGGCGATTGCGCTGCAAAAGCGAGGGCGTGAGCGTCAGCACTCTCATCCGGCGTTCGCTCCTTTCCCTTCGCCCAGCTTCGACACATATTGGCTATAGCGGATCAAGTTGGACAGCGAGCCTTTGCGGATGTTGGGTTCGTCGAATTTTTCCGGTTTGGCGTTCGCTTCAAAGAACCAAAGTTTGCCTTCGCTGGTCAAGCCCAAATCCATGGACATCTCGGCCAGGTGTTCGATTTTTTCATTGAGTGCAGCGGCAATCGTGAGTGCGGTCTTTTCCACCTGCTGGCGGACGGCTTCGGCCTGCTCCTGGAACAGCTCGGCCAGCACGCGATCGGTTGACTGGATCGACCCGCCGCGCGGCACATGGGTGGTGATGCTGCCGGCCCCCGCCCGGCGAATGCCGATGCCGGTCACGCCCCACTGCCCGCTGCCGTTTTTTTGCACGAGTACGCGGACGTCAAACGGCCGCCCCTTGTAATGGGCCAGGGGGATTCCCTGCTGGATGATGTAGCGTTTTCCTCTTATCTTTTTTTGCAAAAATTTCCATAACGATCTAAGCGAGGAAAAATAATGGCTGATCGCTCGTTGATCCTGTACCTGACGCAGTTTCCAGCGTCGTTTTTCTTTTTCCAGCCGCATGATTCCCTCGCCCGCCTTGCCGAGCACCGGCTTCAGGTAGACGAAGGCGTGACGCGCGGTGAACGACTTCAACTGCGCGAACGAATCGAGCTTGCTCGTTTCCGGCAGGAAGCCGCTTACGTCCGGAATGTTTTCCAGGATGCGGAAAATCACCCGTTTGTTAAAAAAGCTGGGATTGAAAAAGGTCACATTTTCAAATGAAGCCAACTGTTTAATCGTATCGCTTACGACGTTTTTCTTCTCCAGCTTGCGCGTGGGAATCCGGTTGTAGACGACGTGGGGAAATGGCAGCTGATGCTCGATCCAGCTGTCCAGCTTCTCGTCGTAGAGATAGCCGCGCACAACTTTGCTGTTCCAGTTGATGTTCTCCGGCGTAAACACAAAGACAATCCCGCCCAGCCGTTTGCCCGACAAGAAAATGTCTTTGAAATTTTCCTTATTGCCGCGAAAGCCGCTGCCGTCGCTCACGGTGAGGATGCCGATCAGCGGGCCGATCGTCAGCTGATGATTGTTGTACGACCAGCGGACTTTGATGCGGATGCGCCCACGGGTAAAAGGAGCCCGGCTGATGTGAATCCGTTTGCTCACGTGAAACGGCCCCAGTTTGGCGGACACCCACTTCCGCCGTCCGGCCATCAAGAGCAGGCGCAGATTTTCTTTTGGTGCCTGCAGGTACCAGCGTCCGGAGGGAAGTATCGTCAGCCACCCAGAACGCGATTGTCGCATGAAGATTCCTCCTTCCTGCTCCATCCTGTTCATGATTGGATCGACCCTCCATTAAAAGTTGGCCAGATAACAGCTGTAATCGACGATCAAACCGAGCGACATTTCATCGGCCTGCCGCAGGCGGGAGTGCTTAAAGATGGAACGGCCCGGCTTGGAGTTGGCCTCGAACATCCAGACGTGGCCGTGCGTGTCGATCCCGATGTCCAATCCCAGTTCGCCCAGCGGTATGCCTTGGGCTTCCTCGATTGCGGTGGAGAGGCGAACGGCCGCGTTGCGGATGCGTTCTTCCACCACCTGCCACTGCGGACCAAACAAATACTCGAGAATTTCTTCGCCCGGCATGACCATTCCGCCGGTGCGAACGTGGGTGGTGACGCTGCCGGCACCGGCCACCTTGGCCGCCATGCAGGAAACAACCCAGTTGTTCTGCTGGTTCTTGTGCAGGTGGACGCGAAAATCAAAGGGGCGTCCCTGGTAGGTGCACAGCTGGATGCCCTGCTGGATGAGATAGGATCGTTTGCGGCGGGTGCGAAACACGTGTTGGTAAAGCGGGAGCAGTTTTTTGAAGATCCGGCGGACAGGACTGGAGCCGTTGTGGTACGAGACTTCAAAGCCGCGGTTCGGCAGATAGCGCACTTTGACGATGCCGTAGCCGAGGCTGCCGTTGATCGGCTTCAGGTAGACCATCTGGTATTTGCGCAGCATGGAGCGTAAGGTTTCGAGCGAGGGAGAGAGGTGCGTCTCGGGTATGTGTTCGTTTACTTCGGGGAGCGGGGAGAGCAGTTTGTAGACCCCCCATTTGTCAAAAAAGCCGCGGTTGAACATCGGCAGGTTTTCCTCATGCGCGAGGCGCAGTTTGAACGCCTGCACAATATCCTGTTTTTCTGCGGCCCGGGAAGGGATCCTGTCGTACACCACGTCCGGCATGGCGGTCGTCAAGGGCCGCCAGGTGTAGCGCCCCTGTTTGGTCGGTCTGAGGAACCAGCCTCTCACCAGGTGCTGATCCCAATCGACATCTTGCGGTGAGAAGATAAAGAAAAAGACACCTTTTCCTTCCTGAGCCTTCAACAGCTTTTGAAAAAAAGCGGTGCGCAGGCCGATCGGCTTTTCCGGGTTGTTCGTCACCCCGGTGGTGACGATGCCGATCGAGGGACCGATGCGCAGGGTATCGTCTTCTCGCTTGAGGTGAATGAGGCCCGTGTGCGGAATGCCCAACTTCTGCTTTAATGCGCTGGTCACCTTGACCACGTTGCTTTCCGGTAGTTTTCGGTTTTGGTAAACGGTCGCTGTCACTTCCCGTTTGCCAAGGGATACGACAATTTTCTGGCGGGGCCGAAGCTGCAGTTTCTGACACAGCTGAAGCGGCAGGATGATCCCGACTTCGTTCGGATAAGCGAGGAAGCGTAGCCGCACCCTAATGGTTTCCATGCATTGTACCTCCTACACGATCTTCATGAGATATTGTGCGTATTTGACCGGCAGTGTGACGGAGCGGATGCGAGCGTCCCGGTCGTTGGTGAGGCGGAACACACTGCGGCCCGGTCTGCTGTTTACTTCGATAATCCAGACATTTCCCTTTGTATCGATCCCGATGTCGATGCCCAATTCGGTCAGACGTCCGTGGTGTTCTTCCAAAAAGGGCGGCAAGATGCGGACGATTTCGTCGATTTGCTGTTCAATCGCCGTCCGTTTTTCCGCGGAAAAGTAACGGTTGAGAAAGGCGGCCAGCGGTATCGCCTTGCCGCCTCCGTGCAGGTTGGAGGTAATGTTGCTGTTCCCGATCCGGACCGCTTTACCGGTCGTCACCCAATTTCCGGCTTCGTTTTTTTGCACCAGAACGCGCACATCATAGGGGTCTCCTGCAGGTGTATGCAAGCTTAAGTATGATTGCACCAAAAATGTGCGGCCCAAAGTAAAACGGCGGACAAACCGTTTCACAGCGGCGAGGGTTTTCATCCGCCTGGTAAAGGGTTGATTCCGATGGTCGCGGCCGATGATGGAGTAGGATGTTGGGCTGGTGTCAATGCGAATCACGCCTGCTCCATGGGTGCCGACTGCGGGTTTGAGGATGGTCGTCCCGTCCCGCTTCAACAAGCTGAAAAACGACTGCATGGAAAACGGCAGGGTCTCGGGGAGGTAGGGGGCGAGCTGTGGCGACTGCAGGAGGATTTGGTGCACTTCCCATTTGCCGGAGAGACCGAGACCCATGAAGATGACTTGCGGATCTTTTTGCAAGCGCTCGATAAATGGCTTATAGTGACGGTAGGATGCGCTGATGAAACAGCGGTCGTACACCACGGCAGGAAAGGGAAACAGCTTGCGGCGCCATTGGCCCTTGTGGTATTCAAAGCCCACAACTTGTCTACGGGCGAAATCGGCTTGTCGCGGGGAAAAGACGAAGACGCGGATGCCGTGCTTGCGGCCGATCTCCGTCAGTTTTTGGTAGTATCCTTTTTCCGGAAAACGCGGTTCATCCCGTTTGACCAACGCCATGATGCCCAGTGTTTTATTTTGGTTGCTCGCCATCGTTGTCACCTGCGGCTTCTTTTTTTGGTAGAGACTCCGAACGTCCGTTGGGGGGAACCCGAATAGGGGAACCCGCTTACGTAGGCCGTGTATTCCAGCAATTTGCGGACGGATGGCCGTGGGCGACGCTGCTGGGGGGGATCAACCGCTTCCCCGGGCTGCTGCAGGGAATTTTCCGCTTTGGAAGGCTTGCTGTTCACTTCCAGCAGCCAAATCCGTCCGCTTGTATCGACTCCCAAATCAATTCCGAATTCCGCGTAATGTCCGGGGAGCGCTTGATCGAGCAAACCGGCCAGACGGAGGGCTGCTTGCTTTAACATCTTTGGCGTGGGGCGGGTTCCCTCCTTCCAGGGACCGCAGAGGTGCAGCGCCCGCATCGCCGACATGATGCTGCCGCCGCGGGCAACATTGGAGACCACGCTGTTCGCGCCGAGCCGGGCAACCAGGGAGGTGACGGCCCATTGACCGCTTCTGTTTTTTTGCACCAGAACGCGGAAATCGGCGGGACGCCGCTCGGCACGGATCAGCGACAAACTTTGCTGCAGGAGATACGCTTTGCCGTTCTTCAGTTTTTGCAGGGCATGGTGCAGCGCCAGCGCATTCGGGAAACGGCTGGTGCGCCCGTTGGCCTGCTGCATAAAATACCCCTGGGGGCGCCGGCTGATGCGGACAATGCCTTTGCCCATGCTGCCGTTTGTCGGTTTGGCGTAAATGGTTCGGTGTTGTTGCAGCATCTGTTTTAATTCCTGTACACTTTCATAACAAACCGTGTCGGGCAAATAAGCGGCTGCTTCCGGTTGTGCCGCCAACACTTGATGGACCTGCCATTTGTTGAGAAAGCGTTCGTTGAAGAATGGGATCTGCCGATCATGGCAGCGCTGAATCAGCGCGGCCACCTGATCGCTTTGTTCCGCTTCGCGGGAGGAAAGACGGTTGTAGATACACTGCGGCAAGGGCATGGTTTGCCGGTGCCAGGTTCCGTTTTTCGCGATCATTCCCCGTACCGTTTGCGAGTCCCAGTTTACGTCGTCCGGAGCAAACACACAGACAATCCCCCCGCGAAGCTGGCACAGGCTGGCCAGTTCGTGCAAAAACGTCGTATAGATGCCAAACGGGTTTGCCTGGTTGTCCGTTTTGTAGCGGGAGAGGAGAACGCTGATCAGCGGTCCGAAGACAAGCAGGCGTTCCTGGGCCACGTAACGGATGCGAATCGGCACCCCGACCGGCAACAAAAGCGTCCGGACAAGCGACGGGCCAATGGCCGAATGGGTGGCGGTCCGGATTCCTTTGACGACGGCGTGCCCGATCCGGCTGCCGAACTGGACAGCCAGCGGTCCGGCAGGTATCTTCAAGGTGCGGATGGCTGTTTGCGGTAGATAAAGGTCTGCCTCAGACTCGTTCACCTGTTTCGCTGCGATGATCGTCGGTATGTGCGGCATCGCGATCTCCTTTTCATAGGCTTTAGGTTAGTCTTATTTTATGAACAGAGCTATGGTTTGGTTCCTTTGCGACAGAGGAGTGGGATGTCCATGAGCGAGTGGCTGACGGCTGTTGTAACGGTGATCATCGGAGCGATCATCGGCGGTTTTACCAATCACCTGGCTGTCCGCATGTTGTTTCGTCCCTATCGGCCCTGGATGTTGGGCCGCTTCCGCGTACCGTTCACGCCTGGTTTAATCCCGCGGCGGCGGGAGGAATTGGGGCGGCAAATGGGCCATTTGGTCGAGCATTATTTGCTCACGCCGGAAGGCATCAAACGGGCACTGGCTGACGGCGGCATCGAAGAGGTGATCAAAGACCGGCTGACCGGCTACCTGGAGGAACAGCTGGCAAACGAGCGGACGCTGCGCGATCTGCTCAACCGTTACGCCCCCGCCGCGCTGGCCGATGATGGCCGCTTGTGCCCTGCCCTGCGTGAGCAGCTGCAGGAGCGCTGGGAAGAATGGCGCAGGCAGTGGCTCGGCCGGGTGGGGGAGAAACGGCTGCGGGACGTTTTGCCGGCGGGAGCGGCGGCTGCCTGCGATCGGGCGGCCGCTTCGCTGGCTGAGCTGCTGCTGGCCCGCCTGCGCGAATACCTGCGCTCCCCCGAGGGGGTGGAGCAGATTCGCACGATGCTGCGCGGATTGCTGGGCGGCGGTATGCTCGGCGGGGTCGTCGGCATGTTTCTCGCTGACGACAAGCTGGTGGGCAGGCTTCTTCCGCAAATCGACGCCTGGTTGGACAGCCCCCGGCTCGCTGACCAGCTGTCCGCTGTGATGCGCCGGGAAGCGGACAAATGGTTGGACAAGCGCGTCCAAGAGGTGTTGGAGGGGATCGGAGAACCGCAGTTGGACGACTGGAACCGGCAGGTGTTCGCCTGGCTGCAGGAGCAAAGCGACCGCTTGCTGGCCAAGCCGCTCGGCGAGCTGCTTGGCCCGCTGGCGGAGCGGCTGCGGACAGAGTGGATTCCGCGCCTGGCGCAATGGATCGTGCGGATGCTTGCGGAGAATCTGGAGCGGCTCTTGCGCAAACTGGAGATTACGCAGATTGTCGCGCGGCAGGTAGAAGGATTCCCGCTGAAGCGGGTAGAAGAAATGATTATCGGCATCACCGGAAAAGAGTTCCGCATGATCACGCTGCTCGGGTATCTGCTCGGCGGAGCGATCGGCTTGGGGCAAGCGGTGCTCAACCTGTTATGGTAACCCGCGCCCAGCGTTGCGCGCCGGATTTCAAAAGGGAAGGGAGGGAGCGGATGAACTACGACAAAGCCTATGCTTTGGCCCGAGAGATCAAGGCAAGTGAAGAATATCGCGCCTATGCGGCACAGCAGGCCAAAGTGGCGAGCGACCCGGATGCCCGGCGGATGCTGGAAGATTTCCGCCAGCGGCAGGCGGGGGTGGAGCTGCGGCGGCTGAAGGGGGAGAGCATCTCCCAAGAGGAGCTGGAACAGCTGCAGCGCTTGTTTGAAACGATCAACCTGCATGGGGAAATTCGCCAGCTTTTTGCCTGCGAGCAACGACTCATCCAGCTGATGCAGGACATTCAGCGGATCATTGCCGAACCGTTTGCAGAGCTGCTTGGCTCGCCAAAATCCTAAGGAGGGATACGCTAATGGAGATTCGTTATCACGGACATAGCTGTGTGGAAATCGCCACGGGTGAACACCGCTTGCTGATTGATCCGTTTTTGTCCAACAATCCGCTGGCCCAGGTCAAACCGGAAGAGATCAAAGCGGATTACATCCTGATCACCCACGGTCACCACGATCATATCGGTGATGCGGTCCAGATCGCCAAGGCAAACCAGGCGACGGTGATCGCCAACTACGAGCTGGCCACCTATTTGGCCTGGCAGGGCGTCCAGACGCACGGCATGCACATCGGCGGCGCGCACACCTTTCCCTTCGGGCGCGTCAAACTGACGCAGGCATTCCACGGTACGGGTTACCAGCCGGGTGACAAGCAAGAACTGATCTATTTGGGAATGCCCGCGGGAATCCTGCTGACCATCGCGGGCAAGACGATTTACCATGCGGGAGACACGGGATTGTTCGGCGACATGAAGTTGATCGGCGAGCGGAACCAGATCGATCTGGCCTTCCTGCCGATCGGCGACAACTTCACGATGGGACCGGAGGACGCCGTTTATGCGGCTCAGCTGCTGCAGGCGAAGCTGGTCGTACCGGTTCACTACAACACGTTCCCGCTGATCCGGCAGGATGGCCAGGCGTTCGTCCAGCAGCTGGCAGAAGCGGGTCTGTCCG contains:
- a CDS encoding YlbF family regulator, whose product is MNYDKAYALAREIKASEEYRAYAAQQAKVASDPDARRMLEDFRQRQAGVELRRLKGESISQEELEQLQRLFETINLHGEIRQLFACEQRLIQLMQDIQRIIAEPFAELLGSPKS
- a CDS encoding metal-dependent hydrolase: MEIRYHGHSCVEIATGEHRLLIDPFLSNNPLAQVKPEEIKADYILITHGHHDHIGDAVQIAKANQATVIANYELATYLAWQGVQTHGMHIGGAHTFPFGRVKLTQAFHGTGYQPGDKQELIYLGMPAGILLTIAGKTIYHAGDTGLFGDMKLIGERNQIDLAFLPIGDNFTMGPEDAVYAAQLLQAKLVVPVHYNTFPLIRQDGQAFVQQLAEAGLSGKALAPGEVITL